The genomic stretch TTCTAGAAGAGAAAGGTCCTGTCCAACCTTGTATATTTGGCGAAATTCCACCAGTAACAATTAATCCGACTCCTCCTTTTGCTCTTTCTGCATAATAAGCAGCTATTCTTTCTAAACCATTTTTTTCTTCTTCTAAACCAGTGTGCATAGAACCCATTAAAATTCTATTTTTTAAAGTTGTAAATCCTAAATCTAAGGGTTCAAAAATGTGCTTATATTTCATAATTGTCTTTTTAAATTTACTATGCATGCATAATACTTTGCAAGATATGTTTATTTTTTCAACTTAAAAAGTAAAAGAGCTAAATACAAATTTAAATGAACTAAAATGAACCTTACCTTCTAAGTAGTTTTGTAGAAATAGTAAAACTTAAAGATATGAAACTTAATAATAAAGTAATAATAGTAACAGGTGCATCTAGTGGAATTGGTAAAGCAACTGCCATTAAACTCGCTAAAAACGGAGCATCTGTAGTGTTAACTTCTAGAAGCGAAGAAAAATTAGAAGAAATAAAAGAAACAATCGAAAAAAATAATGGTAAAGCACTTGTAGTAACTTGTGATGTTACTAGTAAAGATGATTTTTCGAAATTAGTAGAAAAAACAATCCAAGAATTTGGTACCGTAAATGCAATTATTAATAATGCAGGATTAATGCCTTTGTCTTACATCGAAAAATTTAAAACTGATGAATGGGAAACAATGGTAGATGTAAATATTAAAGGTGTTTTAAACGGAATTACAGCTGTTTTACCAACTTTAATAAAAAACAAAGGTGGTAACATTATCAACATATCTTCTACTGCTGCCTATAATTATTTTCCTGGTGGTGCTGTTTATTGTGCTACCAAATCTGCGGTAAAAATGTTTTCTGAAGGTTTAAGAAAAGAAATTACGCCTAAATACGGAATTAATGTTACCTCAATAGAGCCAGGTGCTGTAAACACAGATCTTTTAAGCACTATTACAGATGAAGATATTAAAGAAGAATTGAAACAAATGAAAGAAATGACAAGTTTAGAAGCAGAAGATATTGCTGATGCCATTTTTTACACGTTAACGCAACCAGAAAGAGTTAACGTAAACGATGTTCACATTTTACCAAGTGAACAAAAATAATTATTAATCAAAAAAGAATATACTCATTATGAGCAAAGAACACATAGTAACAATAAACCCAGCAACAGAAGAAAAGTTAAACGAATATAAATATTTAACTGACAAAGAGTTAAAAGATAATATAGAAGCCTGTAATACTGCTTTTTTAGATTGGAAATTAAAACCTGTAGAAGAAAGAGCTAAAATTATTGAAGCAATCGGAAAAGAATTGACTAAAAATAAAACGGAATTAGCAAAACTAATGACTAATGAAATGGGAAAAATTATTAGTCAAAGTAAGCATGAAATAGATTTATGTGCAGGTATTTGTAGTTATACAGCTAAAAATGGTCCAGAAAATTTAGCAACAGAAAAAAGAACTTTAAGCAATGGTAAAGATGGTTTGGTAGCGTATTCTCCTATCGGAATTGTTTACGGTATTCAACCATGGAACTACCCATCTTACCAAGTAATTAGATACGCAATTGTTAATTTAATGGCTGGTAACGGAGTTTTATTAAAACACGCATCTAACGTAACAGGAACAGGACAATTTTTAGAAAAAGTGTTTGTTGATGCAGGTTTACCTAAAGGATTATTTCAGGCTTTAAAAATATCTCATGACCAGTCGGATACAATCATCAAAAATAAACACGTTAGAGGTGTTACTTTAACAGGTAGTTCTGATGCTGGTAGAAATATCGGAGAAAAAGCAACTGCTGAACTAAAAAAGGTTGTTTTAGAACTTGGTAGTAACGATGCTTATTTAGTCTTAGAAGATGCCGATTTAGAAACTGCAATAGAAGAATGTGTAAAAGGTAGAATTTATAATAACGGAGAAACTTGTATTGCTGCAAAAAGGTTTATTGTTGTAGAAAAAGTGTACGAAGACTTTAAAAAGGGATTTGTAAAAGCAATGGAAAACATTAAAGTTGGTAATCCTTTAGAAGACGGTGTAGATATGGGACCAATTGCACGAGAAGATTTAAGAGAAACTTTACATAACCAAGTTGAAAAAAGTGTTAAAAATGGTGCCGAAATTTTATGTGGTGGTAAAATACCAAATGGTAAAGGTTACTTTTATCCGGTTACTGTTTTAGGAAATGTAAAACCAGGACAACCTGCTTATAGCGATGAACTTTTTGGCCCGGTTGCTTCTTTAATTAAAGTTAAAGACGAGCAAGAAGCTATCAAAATTGCTAACGATAGTAGGTTTGGTTTAGGTGGTGGAATTTTCACAAAAGACATTGAAAAAGCCAAAGAAATTGCAACCAATCATTTTGATACTGGTATGGTATTTATAAATACTTTTGGTATCGCAGATCCTTCTATGCCATTTGGTGGTGTAAAAGATTCTGGTTTTGGTAGAGAACATGGTGGTTTTGGTATTAAAGAATTTGTAAACATAAAATCTATTGTTTTAGGATAATAGATTTCAAATTATAAAAAAACCCTATTCTTAATTGAATAGGGTTTTGTTTTTTCTACATTTTAAAAATGCATCGGAACATCTATAATTAATAACTTACTATCTTCTTTAGCTTTAATTTTAACCAAATTAGTTTCGTAAATACCTACCGCATCTCTTTTATTTAAAACAATATCTTCTATTTCAATCGCGCCGTCAATCAAGAAAAAATAAGCTCCGTTTTTTAAATGATATTCAGTTTTAAAATCTTTATCTAAATCTATCATAAACAAATATCCTTGCTGATTTATAGGCAAAGAACCATCAACTAATTTATCTTTTGGTGAAACTAATGTTTGAAATTTATTTTTTCTACCTTCTTTTTCAAAATACTTTTGGTCATAATAAGGTGTTACATTTTCTGATTCTGGAAATATCCAAAGCTGAAGAAAATTAACTTCTTCGGATGAACTATCATTAAATTCCGAATGCGTTACACCAGTTCCGGCACTCATAACCTGTACCTCTCCGACTTCTATCGCACGTTTATTTTGCATGCTATCTTTATGTGATAAAGAACCAGATATTGGTATCGAAATTATTTCCATATTTTTATGAGGATGCGTACCAAAGCCCATTTTAGGCTGAACCATATCATCATTTAAAACTCTTAAAGCACCAAAATTCATTCTTTCTAAATTTTGATAGTTTGCAAAACTAAAAGTATGATATGATTTTAACCAACCGTGATTGGCTAAACCTCTTGTTTCTGATTTGTGAATTATTTTTTTCATTTATAAACTTGTATAATTTCTTTTAAAAGTGCGGATGCGTTAGTGATTGCAACGGCATCCTTTTTGCTTTTTCTGCAAAAAGATATAGTGGAAAGCACGACCCTTTTCGGGGAACGCCCTAATACAAATACCCCATTTTACCTTGCTGATAATCTCTCATTGCTTCTAAAATTTCTGTTTGAGTATTCATAACATAAGGTCCGTATTGGGTTACTTTTTCTTTAATTGGTACACCAGAAAGAATTAATAAATTACTTTCTTTTTTCGCTGAAAAATTAATTAAAGAACCGTCTTGATTAAAGGTTACCATTTGATTTTTACCTTTAGATAACACTTGTGAGTTATTTACCAAAATCTCGCCATCTAACAGGTAAATTAAAGATTGATGCGTTTTGGGAATTTCAATTTCTGTACAGCCATTTTCTTTGGCATTTACTGTATAAACATTTACCTCTGTTTGTGTTTGAATTAACCCAAAAGTTTCTTCTAAATTGCCGGCAACAACATTAATTGCTACTTTTTTATCTTTTGATGTAATTTGTGGTATTTGCTCTTTTTTTAAATGTTGATAATTTGGAGTTATCATTTTAGATTTTGCGGGTAAATTTAACCATAACTGAATTCCTTCTAGATCGCCACCATTTTTAACAAATGCTTTGGTTGGTGCTTCTGCATGAATAATACCGCGACCAGCAGTTGTCCATTGCACTCCACCAGCTTTCACAATCATTTCGTTTCCCAAAGAGTCTCTGTGCAATTGTTCGCCTTTAAAAAGTAATGTTATCGGCTCAAAACCTCTGTGAGGATGCGGACCTAAATCAAACGGATTGTTGAATTCTGAAATAGCATAAGGACCATAGTGATGTAATAATAAAAAAGGATCTACATTTTCTAAACCTTTTGATGGTAAAGGTTGACGAAGCTTTATAGGGCCCATGTTAACCAATGGACTCTCTACAACTGTTTGAATACTTTTATATTTTTTCATGCTGTATTGCTATTTATCATGTATTTTCCAAGGAAAATATATTTGCAAATTTTTTTATCTAATTTTATCTAAAAGGTTACTTAATGTTAATGCTTCTTCTTCTGAGAGTTTATCTAAAAAAGATACATTTTTAAAATCGTCTATATTAGATAATAAATGCAAACCTTGCTGGGTAATCTGTACATAAACTACTCTTCTGTCATGCTCGCAACGCTCTCTTTCAATTAAGTTTTTGTCACACAACTTATCCATTAAACGAGTTGCATTTGGTGCTCTTTCTATCATTCTATCTTTTACAATTTGCACCTTAATTTTAGCTTTTGCACCTCGTAATATCCTTAATATGTTGTATTGTTGCGGCGAGATTCCGTGTGGCTTAAAAAACTCGTTTTCTTTACTGCTTAACCAGTTAGAAGTATATTTTATGTTTATTAAAGCTTTTACTTTATTGCTTGTAAACTTAGAATTGATA from Polaribacter marinaquae encodes the following:
- a CDS encoding SDR family oxidoreductase, with product MKLNNKVIIVTGASSGIGKATAIKLAKNGASVVLTSRSEEKLEEIKETIEKNNGKALVVTCDVTSKDDFSKLVEKTIQEFGTVNAIINNAGLMPLSYIEKFKTDEWETMVDVNIKGVLNGITAVLPTLIKNKGGNIINISSTAAYNYFPGGAVYCATKSAVKMFSEGLRKEITPKYGINVTSIEPGAVNTDLLSTITDEDIKEELKQMKEMTSLEAEDIADAIFYTLTQPERVNVNDVHILPSEQK
- a CDS encoding NAD-dependent succinate-semialdehyde dehydrogenase, whose amino-acid sequence is MSKEHIVTINPATEEKLNEYKYLTDKELKDNIEACNTAFLDWKLKPVEERAKIIEAIGKELTKNKTELAKLMTNEMGKIISQSKHEIDLCAGICSYTAKNGPENLATEKRTLSNGKDGLVAYSPIGIVYGIQPWNYPSYQVIRYAIVNLMAGNGVLLKHASNVTGTGQFLEKVFVDAGLPKGLFQALKISHDQSDTIIKNKHVRGVTLTGSSDAGRNIGEKATAELKKVVLELGSNDAYLVLEDADLETAIEECVKGRIYNNGETCIAAKRFIVVEKVYEDFKKGFVKAMENIKVGNPLEDGVDMGPIAREDLRETLHNQVEKSVKNGAEILCGGKIPNGKGYFYPVTVLGNVKPGQPAYSDELFGPVASLIKVKDEQEAIKIANDSRFGLGGGIFTKDIEKAKEIATNHFDTGMVFINTFGIADPSMPFGGVKDSGFGREHGGFGIKEFVNIKSIVLG
- a CDS encoding pirin family protein, with protein sequence MKKIIHKSETRGLANHGWLKSYHTFSFANYQNLERMNFGALRVLNDDMVQPKMGFGTHPHKNMEIISIPISGSLSHKDSMQNKRAIEVGEVQVMSAGTGVTHSEFNDSSSEEVNFLQLWIFPESENVTPYYDQKYFEKEGRKNKFQTLVSPKDKLVDGSLPINQQGYLFMIDLDKDFKTEYHLKNGAYFFLIDGAIEIEDIVLNKRDAVGIYETNLVKIKAKEDSKLLIIDVPMHF
- a CDS encoding pirin family protein, whose product is MKKYKSIQTVVESPLVNMGPIKLRQPLPSKGLENVDPFLLLHHYGPYAISEFNNPFDLGPHPHRGFEPITLLFKGEQLHRDSLGNEMIVKAGGVQWTTAGRGIIHAEAPTKAFVKNGGDLEGIQLWLNLPAKSKMITPNYQHLKKEQIPQITSKDKKVAINVVAGNLEETFGLIQTQTEVNVYTVNAKENGCTEIEIPKTHQSLIYLLDGEILVNNSQVLSKGKNQMVTFNQDGSLINFSAKKESNLLILSGVPIKEKVTQYGPYVMNTQTEILEAMRDYQQGKMGYLY
- a CDS encoding MarR family winged helix-turn-helix transcriptional regulator, translated to MGDISKDINSKFTSNKVKALINIKYTSNWLSSKENEFFKPHGISPQQYNILRILRGAKAKIKVQIVKDRMIERAPNATRLMDKLCDKNLIERERCEHDRRVVYVQITQQGLHLLSNIDDFKNVSFLDKLSEEEALTLSNLLDKIR